In Priestia megaterium NBRC 15308 = ATCC 14581, the following proteins share a genomic window:
- a CDS encoding sulfate/molybdate ABC transporter ATP-binding protein → MSIHIKHVSKNFGDFKALDSINIDIQTGELVALLGPSGSGKTSLLRIIAGLEHLDQGAVLFDGKEITRINPKERNVGFVFQHYALFRHMTVFDNIAYGLKVRPKKTRPSKTDITKKVTELLQLVKLELLANRYPSQLSGGQRQRVALARALAVEPKVLLLDEPFGALDAKVRKDLRRWLRKLHNDFHITSIFVTHDQEEALDVADRIVVMNNGKIEQIGSPEEVYDHPNSPFVYDFLGNVNLFKGRIHKGRLKQGSFEMDVPEFNGRNEEAAVGYVRPHDIHLEKVKTSADAVSATVSHIHVIGAIVQVELKREDAEEFLEAELSKEHYKVLSLQVGEKVYVKPKQLKVFIPEDYSI, encoded by the coding sequence ATGAGTATCCATATTAAGCACGTATCAAAGAACTTTGGTGATTTTAAAGCGCTGGATTCTATTAACATTGATATTCAAACGGGTGAATTAGTAGCTTTACTCGGTCCGTCCGGTTCTGGAAAAACATCTTTGCTTCGTATCATTGCCGGTCTTGAACATCTTGATCAAGGAGCTGTTTTATTTGATGGAAAGGAAATTACGCGCATAAATCCAAAAGAGCGGAATGTAGGGTTTGTTTTTCAACACTATGCTTTGTTCAGGCATATGACTGTGTTTGATAACATTGCGTATGGTTTAAAAGTACGACCTAAAAAAACAAGGCCTTCTAAAACAGACATTACCAAGAAAGTAACCGAGCTGCTGCAGCTTGTTAAACTAGAGCTGCTTGCAAATCGCTATCCCTCTCAATTATCGGGCGGACAGCGCCAGCGAGTAGCTCTTGCTCGAGCGTTAGCAGTAGAACCGAAAGTACTGCTATTAGATGAACCTTTTGGCGCTCTGGATGCAAAAGTTCGCAAGGATTTGCGCAGATGGCTGCGTAAATTGCATAATGATTTTCATATTACGAGTATTTTCGTTACGCATGATCAAGAAGAAGCCTTGGATGTAGCTGATCGTATTGTTGTGATGAACAACGGGAAAATTGAGCAGATTGGAAGTCCTGAAGAAGTATATGATCATCCTAACAGTCCATTTGTGTACGATTTTTTAGGAAACGTCAATTTATTCAAGGGCCGCATTCATAAAGGCAGACTAAAACAAGGAAGCTTTGAAATGGATGTTCCAGAATTTAACGGAAGGAATGAAGAAGCAGCTGTTGGGTATGTACGACCTCATGATATTCACCTTGAAAAGGTAAAAACAAGCGCAGATGCTGTTTCTGCAACCGTTAGCCATATTCATGTGATAGGGGCTATCGTGCAAGTTGAATTAAAAAGAGAAGATGCAGAAGAATTTTTAGAAGCTGAATTGAGCAAAGAGCACTATAAAGTCCTCAGTCTTCAAGTGGGAGAGAAGGTGTATGTAAAGCCTAAGCAGCTAAAAGTATTTATTCCAGAAGATTATTCTATTTAA
- a CDS encoding ABC transporter ATP-binding protein: MEIVKTIQLIKVFKGAEAVNEVNLSIKEGEIYGFLGPNGAGKTTTIRMLLGLMKPTSGEIELFGERIKNHRQHIQALKKIGSLVESPSYYAHLTARENLEVLRKILGVSKNRVDEVLNIVKLTKEANRPVKGFSLGMKQRLGIASALLGNPRLLILDEPTNGLDPAGIQEIRSLIKEMPGKNGVTVLISSHLLYEIDHLATQVGIITKGKMLFNGSIESLRKKAKHQVAFTTGEIEKAKTILLANGFVPTIDKHSLLLDYIDHEQVAHLVYQLVQENVSIYRVEEKSKSLEDIFLKLTSEENGYVHKNTAG, from the coding sequence GTGGAAATTGTTAAAACGATTCAGCTGATAAAAGTATTTAAAGGAGCAGAAGCTGTAAATGAAGTGAATTTATCCATTAAAGAAGGAGAAATCTACGGGTTTTTAGGACCCAATGGAGCAGGGAAGACGACAACGATCCGAATGCTGCTCGGGCTAATGAAGCCAACGAGCGGGGAAATTGAGCTGTTTGGAGAAAGAATAAAAAATCACAGGCAGCATATTCAAGCCTTAAAAAAGATAGGTTCACTTGTAGAGAGCCCTTCCTATTATGCGCATTTAACTGCGAGAGAAAATCTAGAGGTACTTCGCAAAATACTAGGTGTATCTAAAAACAGAGTGGATGAAGTACTAAATATTGTAAAATTAACAAAAGAAGCAAATCGTCCAGTCAAAGGCTTTTCTCTTGGGATGAAACAGCGGCTTGGCATTGCTTCTGCACTCCTCGGAAATCCTCGTTTATTAATCTTAGACGAACCAACCAACGGACTGGATCCTGCAGGAATTCAAGAAATTCGTTCATTAATTAAAGAAATGCCAGGGAAAAACGGAGTTACCGTATTGATTTCAAGTCATTTACTCTATGAAATCGACCATCTAGCGACTCAAGTAGGTATTATTACAAAAGGAAAGATGCTATTTAATGGATCGATTGAATCGCTTCGCAAAAAGGCTAAGCATCAAGTGGCATTTACAACGGGAGAGATAGAAAAGGCTAAAACAATACTATTAGCAAATGGGTTTGTACCTACTATCGATAAACACAGTCTTCTTTTAGATTATATTGATCATGAGCAAGTGGCCCATCTTGTTTATCAGCTTGTGCAAGAAAATGTCTCAATCTACCGAGTTGAAGAAAAATCGAAATCATTAGAAGATATCTTTTTAAAGCTGACGAGTGAGGAGAATGGATATGTTCACAAAAATACTGCAGGCTGA
- a CDS encoding response regulator transcription factor, with product MNHVLYIEDNEEIGLMIQNELKKQNYEVTWLQSGDIASRFIKQADIVILDVMLPGLDGFTVGKKLKKLAPDVPILMLSARTALEDKIMGLEFADDYVTKPFHPEELLARLEVLLRRFSRKKEELILKHLHISMRDYRVMNRETSEEISLTGKQFHIFTYFLQHLNQILTKEQIYEGVWKERYIEGDKTLMVHIRYLREKLEKNAAKPEIIETIRGIGYRVKQ from the coding sequence ATGAATCACGTTTTATACATTGAAGACAATGAAGAAATTGGATTAATGATTCAAAATGAGCTTAAAAAGCAAAACTATGAAGTTACTTGGTTACAATCAGGAGATATCGCCAGTCGGTTTATTAAACAAGCGGATATTGTCATTTTAGATGTAATGCTTCCTGGGTTAGATGGATTTACAGTGGGAAAAAAGCTTAAAAAACTAGCACCTGATGTCCCAATTTTAATGCTTTCAGCTCGTACAGCTCTAGAAGATAAGATCATGGGACTAGAGTTTGCCGATGACTATGTCACAAAGCCGTTTCATCCAGAAGAGCTGCTTGCAAGGCTTGAAGTATTGTTAAGAAGATTTTCAAGAAAGAAAGAAGAGCTTATTTTAAAACATTTGCATATTTCGATGAGAGACTATCGCGTGATGAACAGAGAGACAAGTGAAGAAATTAGTTTAACAGGTAAGCAATTTCATATTTTTACTTATTTCCTTCAGCATTTAAATCAAATTTTAACAAAAGAACAAATTTATGAAGGGGTATGGAAAGAGCGTTATATAGAAGGAGATAAAACATTAATGGTACATATTCGCTATTTGCGAGAAAAATTGGAGAAAAATGCAGCTAAGCCTGAAATTATTGAAACAATACGAGGGATTGGGTACAGGGTGAAGCAATGA
- a CDS encoding ABC transporter permease has translation MLWQLCKIEWFKLFKTKAWTYLFVSPILIAAILFVGDQAMPNGRMKWLMADALIANVHGLLFYPLIGGLVTSFICRYEHEAGGWKQLLSLPVTRTSVYGAKLITSAAFMGILQVLVFVVLLGVGMLKGYPNAIPLKMIAGNMLGGWVAVLPILAFMLAVSMALSSFGASLTVNVILTLPNLFVANSERFGPWYPWTQPMYGMLGVTGKASWGLMLTTQNFLAVVISSFLLFGAAGLLYFQRKHI, from the coding sequence ATGTTGTGGCAATTATGCAAGATAGAATGGTTTAAATTGTTTAAAACAAAAGCCTGGACTTACCTTTTTGTTAGTCCCATTCTTATTGCTGCTATCCTTTTTGTAGGTGATCAGGCAATGCCAAACGGGAGGATGAAATGGTTAATGGCAGATGCTTTGATTGCCAATGTTCACGGCTTACTGTTTTATCCGTTAATTGGCGGGTTAGTAACATCGTTCATCTGTCGGTATGAACACGAAGCCGGAGGGTGGAAGCAATTACTATCTCTTCCTGTGACAAGAACATCCGTATACGGAGCAAAATTGATCACATCAGCAGCTTTCATGGGAATTCTTCAAGTGCTTGTATTTGTTGTTTTATTAGGAGTTGGCATGTTGAAAGGCTATCCGAATGCTATTCCACTAAAAATGATAGCTGGAAATATGCTAGGCGGCTGGGTTGCAGTGTTGCCAATTCTAGCGTTTATGCTAGCTGTGTCAATGGCACTTTCTAGCTTTGGAGCATCTTTAACAGTCAATGTCATTTTAACACTACCGAATTTATTCGTTGCTAATTCTGAACGATTTGGTCCCTGGTACCCATGGACTCAGCCAATGTATGGAATGTTAGGTGTAACGGGAAAAGCATCATGGGGGTTGATGCTGACTACACAGAACTTCCTAGCAGTTGTTATAAGCAGCTTTCTGCTTTTTGGAGCAGCAGGTTTACTGTATTTTCAGCGCAAACATATATAA
- a CDS encoding ABC transporter permease codes for MFTKILQAECIKLKRKWLRFLLFLGPAGVIGLTLVDYSVRYEYLIQQNPNVWEGLLHELNITLPIAFLLGGTILASNVAHIEYHRSSWKQLLSLPVSRLSVYTAKFVVVMFMLLIASAVLLIGIIGLGWWLGFGLPPSWKTLFVYTFYPFFSAIPFVAIQIWLSMLFKNQSRSLALGIVMSGTMSGMRELPSWFFWQWPMLVFSDYRNTYMITGVIIGVFLYAAGALHFIKKDVA; via the coding sequence ATGTTCACAAAAATACTGCAGGCTGAGTGTATAAAGTTAAAAAGAAAATGGCTCCGGTTTTTACTATTTTTAGGTCCAGCGGGTGTAATTGGCTTAACGCTAGTTGATTATAGCGTTCGATATGAATATTTAATTCAGCAAAACCCGAACGTGTGGGAAGGTCTTTTGCATGAACTAAACATCACGCTTCCAATAGCTTTTTTACTGGGAGGAACGATTCTTGCTTCAAATGTAGCACATATTGAATATCATAGAAGCTCATGGAAGCAGTTGCTGAGCTTACCTGTGAGCAGACTGAGTGTTTATACAGCAAAATTTGTAGTAGTTATGTTTATGCTACTTATCGCTTCTGCTGTTCTATTAATCGGTATAATTGGGCTAGGGTGGTGGTTAGGATTTGGTCTGCCTCCTTCTTGGAAAACTCTTTTTGTTTATACCTTTTATCCGTTTTTTTCGGCTATTCCGTTTGTGGCTATTCAAATATGGCTATCTATGCTTTTTAAAAATCAAAGCCGTTCTCTGGCACTAGGTATTGTGATGAGTGGGACAATGAGTGGTATGAGAGAATTGCCGAGCTGGTTTTTCTGGCAATGGCCAATGCTAGTGTTTTCCGATTATCGGAATACGTATATGATAACAGGTGTAATTATCGGCGTTTTTTTATATGCTGCAGGTGCTCTTCACTTTATCAAAAAGGATGTGGCCTAA
- a CDS encoding Fur-regulated basic protein FbpA, which yields MENLLRAAVRQRKQYLIEELLKKGIYKKENHHLFELTLSDLEKEYLARSK from the coding sequence ATGGAAAATTTATTACGAGCAGCGGTGCGGCAAAGAAAACAATACCTCATTGAAGAGTTACTGAAAAAAGGGATTTACAAAAAAGAAAACCATCATCTTTTTGAACTTACACTCTCTGACTTAGAAAAAGAGTATCTGGCACGCAGTAAGTAA
- the cysW gene encoding sulfate ABC transporter permease subunit CysW, with translation MAGHVPMQHAKTTVKLNHSSLKEPKVVQWLLTFIALAFLALFLVLPLITIFMTAFQKGLETYLAAITNPDALAAIKLTLIVVLITVPLNAVFGVVAAWLITKFDFKGKNILITLIDLPFAVSPIIAGLVFILLFGAQGLFGEWLFNHDIKIVFAIPGIILATLFVTLPFVAKELIPLMQAQGSAEEEASLTLGASGFKTFFLVTLPNIKWGLLYGIILCNARAIGEFGAVSVVSGHIRGMTNTMPLHIEILYNEYQFAAAFAVASLMSILAIFTLIIKNIIEWKVKHI, from the coding sequence TTGGCAGGACATGTTCCAATGCAGCATGCAAAAACGACTGTTAAACTTAATCATTCTAGTTTAAAAGAGCCCAAAGTCGTCCAGTGGCTGCTTACATTTATTGCACTGGCTTTTTTAGCTCTATTCTTAGTGCTCCCGCTCATCACCATTTTTATGACAGCTTTTCAAAAAGGGTTGGAAACGTATCTCGCTGCGATTACAAATCCGGATGCTTTGGCTGCTATTAAACTAACGCTAATTGTGGTGCTTATTACTGTTCCTTTAAATGCCGTTTTCGGCGTGGTAGCCGCATGGTTAATTACAAAGTTTGATTTTAAAGGAAAGAATATTTTAATTACGCTTATTGATTTGCCGTTTGCTGTTTCACCTATTATTGCTGGATTGGTTTTTATTTTATTATTTGGTGCACAAGGGTTATTCGGAGAATGGTTGTTTAATCACGACATCAAAATTGTATTTGCTATTCCCGGTATTATATTAGCTACGCTTTTTGTAACGCTTCCGTTTGTTGCCAAAGAATTGATTCCACTCATGCAAGCTCAAGGGTCAGCCGAAGAAGAAGCGTCGTTAACGTTAGGAGCCAGCGGTTTCAAAACTTTTTTTCTAGTGACGTTACCTAATATTAAATGGGGCTTATTATATGGCATTATTTTATGTAATGCGCGGGCGATTGGGGAGTTTGGAGCTGTTTCCGTTGTGTCTGGGCACATTCGAGGAATGACAAATACGATGCCTCTTCATATTGAAATTCTCTACAATGAATATCAATTTGCAGCAGCGTTTGCGGTAGCATCTTTAATGTCAATTTTAGCTATTTTTACATTAATTATAAAAAATATTATTGAGTGGAAAGTCAAACATATTTAA
- a CDS encoding ketoacyl-ACP synthase III gives MMQSKARITGMGIYTPKQKLTNDHLKEMVDTSDEWIVQRTGMKERRIAGEGEYTSTLAIRAVENLLNRYAVEIEDVDAIIVSTTTPDHFFPSVACQIQDYFHIDQAAAFDLGAACAGFTYGLHVANGLVTSGLHKKILVIGAEVMSKITDYTDRATCVLFGDGAGAMLVEYDEHNPSFLGCHYGTDGSGGVNLYRSNLSNTLSGKEINSSGNLVQNGREVYRFAVRTIPKGVEALLKNTSISLSDVNWFIPHSANLRMIEAICAKTGVSMDKTLTSVQYCGNTSSASIPLALNEGIMTGKVQGNDLLILYGFGGGLTHCGLLIKWTCKEKS, from the coding sequence ATGATGCAATCAAAAGCTAGAATCACAGGAATGGGGATATATACACCAAAGCAAAAATTAACGAACGACCATTTAAAAGAAATGGTTGATACAAGTGACGAATGGATTGTACAGCGTACCGGAATGAAAGAACGACGAATTGCTGGTGAAGGCGAATACACGTCTACGCTTGCCATTCGAGCCGTTGAAAATTTGCTTAACCGATATGCTGTAGAAATAGAAGATGTAGATGCAATTATTGTTTCGACAACAACGCCAGATCACTTTTTTCCTAGCGTAGCATGTCAGATTCAAGATTACTTTCATATTGATCAAGCTGCTGCATTTGATCTAGGTGCCGCATGCGCCGGTTTTACATATGGCCTTCATGTGGCGAACGGCCTAGTGACGTCGGGATTGCATAAAAAGATTTTAGTTATTGGTGCTGAAGTCATGTCGAAAATTACAGATTATACGGACCGGGCCACATGCGTGCTGTTTGGTGACGGAGCGGGAGCTATGCTTGTAGAGTACGATGAGCATAATCCGAGTTTCTTAGGATGTCACTACGGAACGGACGGAAGCGGAGGGGTGAATTTATATCGTTCTAACTTATCTAATACTCTTTCAGGAAAAGAAATTAATTCGAGCGGGAATTTAGTTCAAAACGGGCGTGAAGTATACCGCTTTGCTGTCCGAACGATTCCAAAAGGAGTAGAAGCATTATTAAAGAATACTTCCATTTCTCTTTCTGATGTAAATTGGTTTATTCCGCATAGTGCAAACCTTCGAATGATTGAAGCTATTTGTGCTAAAACAGGTGTTTCAATGGATAAAACGTTAACGAGTGTGCAATACTGCGGAAATACATCTTCAGCTTCTATTCCGCTTGCTTTAAACGAAGGAATAATGACAGGAAAAGTACAGGGTAATGACCTCCTTATTCTTTATGGGTTTGGAGGAGGATTAACGCACTGCGGTCTGTTAATTAAATGGACGTGTAAAGAAAAAAGCTAA
- a CDS encoding YezD family protein, which produces MASITQEKLDYIVKLLTEINYGSVLITLHDGQITQVDSTEKNRFLAKSKVASHK; this is translated from the coding sequence ATGGCTTCAATTACACAAGAAAAATTAGATTATATTGTTAAATTACTAACTGAAATCAACTATGGATCTGTACTAATTACTCTTCACGATGGACAAATTACTCAAGTGGACAGCACGGAAAAAAACCGCTTTTTAGCTAAAAGCAAAGTAGCAAGCCACAAATAA
- the cysT gene encoding sulfate ABC transporter permease subunit CysT codes for MSVLQRQKKKESILPGFGLSLGFTVFYASILVLFPLAMIFLNTASMGWSDFIKTVTDSRVVASYKLSFGAAFAAGIINVIFGTIIAWVLVRYHFPGKRFIDGLVDLPFALPTAVAGIALTTLYVPKGWIGQLFTFKIAFTPIGIIIALTFIGLPFVVRMVQPVLQNFNAEIEEASASLGASRMQTFRKVIFPELVPAILTGFSLSFARALGEYGSVVFIAGNMPMKTEITPLIIMTKLEQYDYAGATAIASVMLVVSFFLLLLINIIQWWTNRKFVHS; via the coding sequence GTGAGCGTGTTACAACGACAGAAGAAAAAGGAAAGTATCTTACCTGGATTTGGGCTTTCTTTAGGTTTTACGGTGTTTTATGCAAGTATCCTTGTGCTTTTTCCGTTAGCGATGATTTTTCTAAATACGGCATCTATGGGATGGAGCGACTTTATTAAAACTGTTACAGACTCTAGAGTAGTAGCATCATATAAATTAAGTTTTGGAGCAGCATTTGCAGCAGGGATTATTAATGTTATTTTTGGAACTATTATTGCATGGGTATTAGTGAGATATCATTTTCCCGGAAAGAGGTTTATTGATGGACTTGTAGATTTGCCGTTTGCTTTACCAACGGCTGTTGCCGGCATTGCCTTGACCACTCTTTACGTTCCGAAAGGATGGATTGGTCAATTATTTACGTTTAAAATCGCATTTACGCCTATCGGAATTATTATCGCTCTGACGTTTATTGGTCTGCCGTTTGTTGTCCGAATGGTGCAGCCAGTATTGCAAAACTTTAATGCAGAGATCGAAGAAGCATCGGCTAGTTTAGGAGCCAGCCGAATGCAAACATTCAGAAAAGTTATTTTTCCAGAGCTGGTGCCTGCTATTTTAACAGGCTTTTCTCTTTCATTCGCAAGAGCGCTTGGAGAATACGGGTCAGTTGTTTTTATTGCTGGAAATATGCCGATGAAAACTGAAATTACGCCGCTTATTATTATGACAAAACTCGAGCAGTACGATTATGCGGGCGCTACTGCTATTGCATCAGTCATGCTCGTTGTATCATTTTTTCTGTTATTACTTATTAATATTATTCAATGGTGGACAAATCGTAAATTTGTACATAGTTAA
- a CDS encoding YitT family protein: MINKIKEIILIILGSLIFALAINYFAIPNELAEGGVTGVTMITYYVLGWSPGITNFILNGLLVLIGYKLLHKRVIAYTIICIIFTSLFLHITEGLGNPLDDTLLGAIFAGILAGVGLGLVFRGGGTSGGSAVIARLANQYLDWNISKTMLAIDLLVVASAYFVIGGEKTMYTVISLYIGTKVLDYIIEGLNPRKAITIISHRSAEVAEQVNKKMQRGVTVFSAHGSYTKEAKDVLYVVVNKQELLELKRIIHKVDEQAFVVVHDVRDVFGVGFTIPKAG, encoded by the coding sequence ATGATTAATAAAATAAAAGAAATTATCCTCATTATTCTAGGGAGCCTCATTTTCGCACTGGCCATTAATTACTTTGCTATTCCAAATGAATTAGCAGAAGGCGGCGTAACCGGTGTAACAATGATTACCTATTATGTATTAGGCTGGTCTCCGGGTATCACAAACTTTATATTAAACGGTTTGCTGGTACTGATCGGATACAAATTGCTTCACAAACGTGTGATTGCTTACACAATTATATGTATTATTTTTACATCTCTATTCCTACATATAACTGAAGGACTGGGAAATCCTCTTGACGATACGCTACTGGGAGCTATTTTTGCTGGTATTTTAGCTGGTGTAGGACTCGGACTTGTGTTTAGAGGTGGCGGAACTTCCGGAGGCTCTGCAGTTATTGCCCGCTTAGCTAATCAATATCTAGACTGGAATATTAGCAAAACGATGCTGGCAATTGATTTATTAGTTGTAGCAAGCGCTTATTTTGTCATCGGTGGAGAAAAGACGATGTATACGGTTATTTCTCTTTACATCGGAACGAAGGTGCTTGATTATATCATTGAAGGACTCAACCCTCGCAAAGCAATCACTATTATTTCACACCGTTCAGCTGAAGTAGCCGAACAAGTCAATAAAAAGATGCAACGCGGCGTCACTGTCTTTTCTGCTCATGGAAGCTATACAAAAGAAGCAAAAGACGTATTGTACGTAGTTGTGAACAAACAAGAACTGCTAGAATTAAAGCGTATTATTCATAAAGTCGACGAACAAGCTTTTGTGGTCGTACACGATGTGCGCGACGTCTTTGGAGTAGGTTTTACCATTCCAAAAGCCGGCTGA
- a CDS encoding sulfate ABC transporter substrate-binding protein → MKKKAVQFLMVLTALLVVLAGCGNGKSTETAGKDSSASKNDSKKPVELLNVSYDPTRELYQEFNKSFASYWKDKTGQDVTIKQSHGGSGKQGRAVIDGLEADVVTLALAYDIDEIAQTRQLLNKDWEKELAHNSTPYTSTIVFLVRKGNPKGIKDWDDLTKKGTSVITPNPKTSGGARWNYLAAWAYAKNKYNGDNKKVEDFMGKLYGNVEVLDSGARGATTTFVERGIGDVLIAWENEAYLSLNELGKDKFEIVTPSLSILAEPPVAVVDKVAEKKGTTKVAKAYLKYLYTEKGQEIAAENYYRPRNEKVLEKHKDQFPSLNLVTIKDFGGWKKAQETHFNDGGTFDQIYQPK, encoded by the coding sequence ATGAAGAAAAAAGCAGTTCAGTTTTTAATGGTGCTAACGGCACTGCTGGTCGTGCTAGCAGGTTGCGGCAATGGGAAATCTACTGAAACAGCAGGGAAAGATAGTTCTGCGAGTAAAAACGATTCAAAAAAACCAGTAGAGCTTTTAAACGTTTCATATGATCCTACACGTGAGCTTTATCAGGAGTTCAATAAGAGCTTTGCATCTTATTGGAAAGATAAAACAGGGCAAGACGTTACTATCAAGCAATCACACGGTGGCTCTGGTAAGCAAGGCCGGGCAGTTATTGACGGTTTAGAAGCGGATGTCGTAACGCTTGCGCTTGCATACGATATTGATGAAATTGCTCAAACTCGCCAATTATTAAACAAAGACTGGGAAAAAGAATTGGCTCATAATTCTACACCATACACATCAACAATTGTTTTTTTAGTTCGTAAAGGAAATCCAAAGGGAATTAAAGATTGGGATGATTTAACGAAAAAAGGTACATCCGTTATTACACCAAATCCAAAAACGTCTGGAGGCGCACGCTGGAATTATTTAGCGGCTTGGGCATACGCGAAGAATAAATATAACGGAGATAACAAAAAGGTTGAAGACTTCATGGGTAAACTTTATGGAAATGTCGAAGTGTTAGACTCAGGCGCACGCGGAGCGACAACTACGTTTGTAGAACGGGGCATTGGAGACGTGTTAATTGCATGGGAAAATGAAGCTTACTTATCGTTAAATGAGCTAGGAAAAGATAAATTTGAAATTGTAACACCGTCATTGAGTATTTTAGCAGAACCGCCTGTTGCTGTAGTAGATAAAGTAGCTGAAAAGAAAGGCACAACAAAGGTAGCAAAAGCATACTTAAAATATCTATATACAGAAAAAGGTCAGGAAATCGCAGCGGAAAATTACTATCGTCCTCGAAATGAAAAAGTATTAGAGAAACACAAAGATCAATTTCCTTCTCTTAACCTAGTCACCATTAAAGATTTTGGCGGCTGGAAAAAAGCTCAAGAAACTCATTTTAACGATGGAGGAACATTCGATCAGATTTATCAGCCAAAGTAA
- a CDS encoding sensor histidine kinase — protein sequence MNVTQSLITKYILIMIAAVLIIPVSFFAGSWLITVPFMHIQGLLNEEYKGKSYYEQIWNQEAKKLEGANEKTINQKLKLLKEKYPEASMFWVNEAGQTQLPLPYHESLPKQWSSSYTAEFIKKRYGNDPYTVITFIGTDKKQGFMVIEVPEKAVEPPIQRLDPAYYNIYLGFVFIIVLSFIVLSLFFFLRIRKRLRALQAAMNNKDEQGIPLPVVSESTDEIGQLEQSFNQMVKQLHESRDREQQEEQLRQDLIMSLSHDLRTPLTTVRTHIYQMKNEEMALNVQQSLEVIDTKVEFVSDLIDNLFSYTLLLNRKYPYREEEVDMARFLRKSIAQWYPLFEEENMEVDIQLPSQSIYWRGDVQWLERIIDNLCQNVIRHAKEGNFIGFRLVQEHDLSSLTISDKGSGFNKNSHTKQNGVGLAIVDAMIKEMGLTWSIHSTKHGTDIQIVYKASD from the coding sequence ATGAATGTTACACAGTCTCTTATCACGAAATATATCTTAATTATGATTGCAGCTGTACTAATTATACCTGTATCATTTTTTGCAGGCTCATGGCTGATCACCGTTCCTTTTATGCATATTCAAGGATTATTAAATGAAGAGTATAAAGGAAAAAGCTACTACGAACAAATATGGAATCAAGAAGCCAAAAAGCTAGAAGGAGCAAATGAGAAAACAATTAATCAAAAGCTAAAATTATTAAAAGAAAAATACCCTGAAGCTTCAATGTTCTGGGTAAACGAAGCTGGACAAACACAGCTTCCGCTTCCTTACCATGAATCCCTTCCGAAGCAATGGTCATCTTCTTATACGGCTGAATTTATCAAAAAACGATACGGAAACGATCCGTATACGGTTATTACCTTTATTGGAACAGATAAAAAGCAAGGTTTTATGGTCATTGAAGTGCCGGAAAAAGCCGTTGAGCCTCCTATTCAAAGGCTAGACCCAGCCTACTATAATATTTATTTAGGATTTGTTTTTATCATTGTGCTTTCTTTTATTGTACTTTCTCTATTCTTTTTTCTTCGAATTCGAAAAAGGCTGCGAGCGTTACAAGCTGCTATGAACAACAAAGACGAGCAAGGAATTCCTTTACCTGTTGTATCTGAGTCCACGGATGAAATTGGCCAGCTAGAACAATCGTTTAATCAAATGGTTAAACAGCTTCATGAAAGCCGGGACCGAGAGCAGCAAGAAGAACAGCTGCGACAAGACTTAATTATGAGTCTATCGCATGACTTACGAACACCGCTCACGACTGTTCGAACTCATATTTATCAGATGAAAAACGAAGAAATGGCCTTGAACGTTCAACAATCTCTTGAGGTAATTGATACGAAAGTAGAATTTGTTAGTGATTTAATAGATAATTTATTTTCCTATACGCTGCTGTTAAATAGAAAATATCCATATCGGGAAGAGGAAGTTGATATGGCTCGATTTCTTAGAAAAAGCATTGCACAATGGTATCCACTATTTGAAGAAGAGAATATGGAAGTGGATATTCAACTGCCTTCTCAGTCTATATATTGGCGCGGAGATGTTCAGTGGTTAGAAAGAATAATAGATAATTTATGTCAAAATGTCATTCGTCATGCCAAAGAAGGTAACTTTATTGGCTTTCGCCTTGTTCAAGAGCATGATTTATCTTCTCTCACCATTTCTGATAAAGGGTCAGGCTTTAACAAGAATAGCCATACGAAGCAAAACGGTGTAGGTCTAGCGATTGTGGATGCGATGATTAAAGAAATGGGGTTAACGTGGTCAATTCATTCTACAAAACATGGAACGGATATTCAAATTGTGTACAAAGCGAGTGATTAA